CCAACATCCGTAGTGCGCACCTGCTGGCCGATACGAAGGTGATCAAATTCATCAACAGCCAGTCTTCTCATGGTGTGATCCCCAGCTTTTATGCTCAGGCTGTGGCGATTGCCGCTTATCGCCAGGGATTTGCAGAAGCAGCCAGCAGCATCATCGAGCCATGCAGCGCCAGCCGTAAGGTGCTGCGCGGTGTCCTGGAAGAGAATAACTTCAAATTCGTGATGGGTGACGGTTATTACGCTTTCATCGACCTGACGAGCTATATTGAAGCGGGTGGCTTCGATTCCAGCGAAGGAATTGGTCAATATCTGGGCGAAGAACACGGTATTGCTGTGGTTCCAGGTGCATTCTTCAGTGATGCTGGCGCGAATTGGGTGCGCTTTAGCTATGCGCTGCCGCCAGAACGTACAGAAGCCGCCGCCAAGCAGTTGCTTAAAGGCTTGAGTGCACTGGGCTAGTCCAACGTCATTATGTAACCAATGTATGAGAGACAGGGCAGCCAGACGGTTGCCCTGTTTTTTTGTTGGTTGTGATTAACCGCCTAGATAAGCTTCTATAATGGCGGTATCGTTCTTGAGAGCAGCGGCTGCACCTTCATGGCTGATACGACCTGATTGCAGCACATAACCTCGATGTGCCACTTCTAACGCCATTAGGGCGTTTTGTTCCACCAAGAGGATCGTTGTGCCGTTCGTTTCATTTAAGTAGCGTACGACATCGAAGATTTGCTTAACCAGCAGAGGGGCTAGGCCCATGCTTGGCTCATCGAGCAGCAAAATACGCGGGCGCGCCATTAAGGCCCGTCCTATAGCGAGCATTTGCTGTTCACCGCCGGACATCGTCCCTGCGAGCTGATGTTCACGCTCTTTCAGGCGAGGGAAGCGCTCAAAAACATCTTCCAGATCATCCTGAATACCACGACTATCATTGCGGACAAAAGCACCCATTTCCAGGTTTTCGCGCACGGTCAGCCGTGTAAAGACTTTACGACCTTCCGGGGATTGTACGACGCCAGCTTTGACGATCTCGTGCGGGGGCATGGCTGTGATATCCTGTCCATTGAGGATGACCTGCCCTTCAGCGGCGGGCGTGATGCTGCAGATGGTGTTGAGCGTGGTCGATTTCCCTGCGCCGTTCCCACCAATCAGCGTGACGACTTCGCCCTCGTTGACTTCTAGCGAGATGCCTTTGAGGGCATGGATTTTGCCATAGTAGGTGTGTATGTCGTTGACGACGAGCAGGCTCATGCCTCTGCCTCCGCTTCTTCAGCTTCGTCCACCGCGCTGGTGCCGAGATAGGCCTTGATGACTGCCGGATTGCTCTGGACTTCTTTCGGCGTGCCATCCGCGATCTTACGGCCATAATCCATGACAGTTACATGATCTGAAATGGTCATGACTAGCTTCATATCATGTTCAATCAGGAAGATCGTAAGCCCCAGATCATCGCGCAACTGGCGGATGAAGTTCATCATCGTATCTGTTTCAATGGGGTTCATGCCTGCTGTCGGTTCATCTAGCAGCAAGAGCTTTGG
The Phototrophicus methaneseepsis DNA segment above includes these coding regions:
- a CDS encoding ABC transporter ATP-binding protein; translated protein: MSLLVVNDIHTYYGKIHALKGISLEVNEGEVVTLIGGNGAGKSTTLNTICSITPAAEGQVILNGQDITAMPPHEIVKAGVVQSPEGRKVFTRLTVRENLEMGAFVRNDSRGIQDDLEDVFERFPRLKEREHQLAGTMSGGEQQMLAIGRALMARPRILLLDEPSMGLAPLLVKQIFDVVRYLNETNGTTILLVEQNALMALEVAHRGYVLQSGRISHEGAAAALKNDTAIIEAYLGG